One genomic segment of Streptomyces sp. RKND-216 includes these proteins:
- a CDS encoding pyridoxal phosphate-dependent aminotransferase: MTAATPSAQSPTARRVSARIGSISESATLAVDAKAKALKAAGRPVIGFGAGEPDFPTPDYIVEAAVEACRDPKNHRYSPAGGQPELKAAIVDKTLRDSGRQIEAANILVTNGGKQAIYEAFAAALDPGDEVIVPAPYWTTYPESIQLAGGVPVPVVADESSGYRVSVEQLEAARTERTKMVVFVSPSNPTGAVYSREQTEEIGRWAAEHGLWVLTDEIYEHLVYGDAAFTSLPVVVPELADKCIVVNGVAKTYAMTGWRVGWVIGPKDVVKAATNLQSHATSNVSNVAQVAAIAALSGDLDAVAMMREAFDRRRRTIVRMLNEIDGVLCPEPEGAFYAYPSVKGVLGKEIRGRRPATSVELAEVILEEVEVAVVPGEAFGTPGYLRLSYALGDEDLVEGVSRVQKLLAEARD, translated from the coding sequence ATGACCGCTGCTACCCCTTCCGCACAGTCTCCCACCGCACGACGCGTGTCGGCCCGCATCGGGTCGATCTCCGAGTCCGCGACGCTCGCCGTGGACGCCAAGGCGAAGGCCCTCAAGGCCGCCGGGCGCCCGGTGATCGGCTTCGGCGCGGGCGAGCCGGACTTCCCGACGCCCGACTACATCGTCGAGGCGGCGGTCGAGGCCTGCCGCGACCCGAAGAACCACCGCTACTCCCCGGCCGGCGGGCAGCCCGAGCTGAAGGCCGCGATCGTCGACAAGACGCTGCGCGACTCCGGTCGCCAGATCGAGGCCGCGAACATCCTGGTGACCAACGGCGGCAAGCAGGCCATCTACGAGGCCTTCGCCGCGGCCCTGGACCCGGGCGACGAGGTCATCGTGCCCGCGCCGTACTGGACGACCTACCCGGAGTCCATCCAGCTCGCGGGCGGCGTGCCGGTGCCGGTGGTCGCGGACGAGTCCAGCGGCTACCGGGTGTCCGTGGAGCAGCTGGAGGCGGCGCGCACCGAGCGCACCAAAATGGTGGTCTTCGTCTCCCCGTCGAACCCGACCGGCGCGGTCTACAGCCGGGAGCAGACGGAGGAGATCGGCCGCTGGGCCGCCGAGCACGGGCTGTGGGTGCTGACCGACGAGATCTACGAGCACCTGGTCTACGGCGACGCCGCGTTCACCTCGCTGCCCGTGGTGGTGCCGGAGCTGGCGGACAAGTGCATCGTGGTCAACGGCGTCGCCAAGACGTACGCCATGACCGGCTGGCGGGTCGGCTGGGTCATCGGCCCCAAGGACGTCGTGAAGGCCGCGACGAACCTGCAGTCGCACGCCACCAGCAACGTGAGCAACGTCGCGCAGGTCGCGGCGATCGCCGCGCTCAGCGGCGACCTGGACGCCGTCGCGATGATGCGCGAGGCCTTCGACCGCCGGCGTCGGACCATCGTGCGGATGCTGAACGAGATCGACGGCGTGCTCTGCCCCGAGCCGGAGGGGGCGTTCTACGCCTACCCGTCGGTCAAGGGCGTGCTGGGCAAGGAGATCCGCGGCAGGCGGCCCGCCACCTCGGTGGAACTGGCGGAGGTGATCCTGGAGGAGGTCGAGGTCGCCGTCGTGCCGGGCGAGGCCTTCGGCACCCCCGGCTACCTGCGGCTTTCGTACGCGCTCGGCGACGAGGACCTGGTCGAGGGCGTCTCGCGCGTCCAGAAGCTGCTGGCCGAGGCACGCGACTGA
- a CDS encoding MaoC family dehydratase, with the protein MTAAIAYTDVEVGTELPAQTFPVTRDMLVRYAGASGDFNPIHWNERFATEVGLPNVIAHGMFTMAEAARVVTDWAGDPGAVREYGVRFTRPVVVPDDGEGARVEVSGKVAAKLDDAARTVRVDLTVTAAGQKVLGMSRAVVALA; encoded by the coding sequence ATGACCGCTGCGATCGCCTATACCGACGTCGAGGTCGGCACCGAACTGCCCGCGCAGACCTTCCCGGTGACCCGCGACATGCTCGTCCGCTACGCGGGCGCCTCCGGGGACTTCAACCCGATTCACTGGAACGAGCGGTTCGCCACCGAGGTCGGCCTGCCGAACGTCATCGCGCACGGCATGTTCACCATGGCCGAGGCCGCCCGCGTGGTCACCGACTGGGCCGGCGACCCGGGCGCCGTACGCGAGTACGGGGTGCGCTTCACCAGGCCGGTCGTGGTGCCGGACGACGGCGAGGGCGCGCGAGTGGAGGTCTCCGGCAAGGTCGCCGCGAAGCTGGACGACGCGGCCCGCACTGTCCGCGTCGACCTGACCGTGACGGCCGCCGGGCAGAAGGTGCTGGGCATGTCCCGCGCCGTGGTCGCCCTGGCCTGA
- the rpmG gene encoding 50S ribosomal protein L33, whose protein sequence is MAATDVRPKITLACVECKERNYITKKNRRNNPDRMEMKKHCPRCNAHTAHRETR, encoded by the coding sequence GTGGCTGCCACCGACGTCCGCCCGAAGATCACGCTGGCCTGCGTGGAGTGCAAGGAGCGGAACTACATCACCAAGAAGAACCGGCGTAACAACCCGGACCGCATGGAGATGAAAAAGCACTGCCCGCGCTGCAACGCGCACACCGCGCACCGCGAGACGCGCTGA
- a CDS encoding adenosine deaminase, protein MAREVRSLPKAHLHLHFTGSMRPSTLLELADKYGVHLPEALRSGEPPKLRATDERGWFRFQRLYDAARSCLRAPEDIQRLVREAAEEDVRDGSRWLEIQVDPTSYAPRLGGLIPALEVILDAIDRAMRDTGLEIRVLVAANRMKHPLDARTLARLAVRYRDRGIVGFGLSNDERRGFARDFDRAFAIARDGGLIAAPHGGELSGPSSVRDCLDDLHALRVGHGVRAAEDARLLGRLADRGVTCEVCPASNVALGVYDKPEDVPLRALWDAGVPMALGADDPLLFGSRLAAQYELARDAHAFTDEELAELARQSVRGSVAPEDVRRGMLADIDAWLAAPAG, encoded by the coding sequence ATGGCACGAGAGGTACGTTCGCTCCCCAAGGCCCATCTGCACCTGCACTTCACCGGTTCGATGCGGCCCTCCACGCTGCTGGAACTCGCCGACAAGTACGGCGTCCACCTGCCGGAGGCGCTGCGGAGCGGCGAGCCACCGAAGCTGCGGGCCACGGACGAACGCGGCTGGTTCCGCTTCCAGCGCCTCTACGACGCCGCCCGCTCCTGCCTGCGGGCGCCGGAGGACATCCAGCGGCTGGTGCGCGAGGCCGCCGAGGAGGACGTGCGGGACGGCTCGCGGTGGCTGGAGATCCAGGTCGACCCCACCTCGTACGCGCCCAGGCTGGGAGGACTGATCCCCGCGCTGGAGGTCATCCTCGACGCCATCGACCGGGCGATGCGGGACACCGGCCTCGAGATCCGCGTGCTGGTCGCCGCGAACCGCATGAAGCACCCCTTGGACGCCCGTACGCTCGCCCGGCTGGCCGTCCGCTACCGAGACCGGGGCATCGTCGGCTTCGGCCTCTCCAACGACGAACGGCGGGGGTTCGCCCGCGACTTCGACCGTGCCTTCGCCATCGCCCGGGACGGCGGGCTGATCGCCGCGCCGCACGGGGGCGAGTTGTCGGGCCCGTCCAGCGTCCGGGACTGCCTGGACGACCTGCACGCCCTCCGCGTCGGCCACGGCGTCCGCGCGGCCGAGGACGCCCGACTGCTGGGCCGGCTCGCCGATCGCGGGGTGACCTGCGAGGTGTGCCCGGCGTCCAACGTGGCGCTCGGGGTGTACGACAAGCCGGAGGACGTGCCGCTGCGGGCTCTGTGGGACGCGGGCGTGCCGATGGCACTCGGCGCCGATGACCCGCTGCTCTTCGGCTCCCGGCTCGCAGCCCAGTACGAACTCGCCCGCGACGCCCACGCGTTCACCGACGAGGAGCTGGCCGAACTGGCCCGCCAGTCGGTGCGCGGTTCCGTCGCCCCGGAGGACGTGCGGCGCGGGATGCTCGCCGACATCGACGCGTGGCTGGCGGCACCGGCCGGCTGA
- a CDS encoding MaoC family dehydratase N-terminal domain-containing protein: MALDQSFVGRSYPPSRPYEVGREKIREFAEAIGDANPAYTDRDAAAKLGHPDVVAPPTFVFSLTYRAAFEVVQDPKLGLDYSRVVHGDQRFAYRRPVRAGDLLTVTSTIESVKSMAGNDILDVRGEVHDEAGEHVVTAWTKLVARAAEEG; the protein is encoded by the coding sequence ATGGCGCTCGACCAGTCCTTCGTCGGACGCAGCTACCCGCCCTCCCGGCCCTACGAGGTCGGCCGGGAGAAGATCCGCGAGTTCGCCGAGGCCATCGGTGACGCCAACCCGGCCTACACCGACCGGGACGCGGCCGCGAAGCTGGGCCACCCGGACGTGGTCGCGCCGCCCACCTTCGTGTTCTCCCTCACCTACCGGGCCGCGTTCGAGGTCGTGCAGGACCCCAAACTGGGCCTGGACTACAGCCGGGTGGTGCACGGCGACCAGCGGTTCGCCTACCGCCGGCCCGTACGTGCCGGCGACCTGCTGACCGTCACCTCCACCATCGAGTCGGTGAAGTCCATGGCCGGCAACGACATCCTGGACGTGCGCGGCGAGGTGCACGACGAGGCCGGCGAGCACGTCGTGACCGCCTGGACGAAGCTGGTGGCGCGCGCCGCCGAGGAAGGCTGA
- a CDS encoding UDP-N-acetylmuramate dehydrogenase — protein sequence MERTLVRVQEFHDAPLAPLTTFRLGGPAARLLTAATDDEVVAAVREADDSGTPLLIVGGGSNLVVADAGFPGTALRIATRGFHLEGTRLELAAGENWSEAVARTVEAGLAGVECLAGIPGSAGATPIQNVGAYGQEVSSTVTEVVAYDRRARETVVVPNAECGFAYRHSRFKADPTRFVVLRVRFALEDADGMSAPLKYAETARALGVQPGERVAAATARETVLKLRAGKGMVLDPEDHDTWSAGSFFTNPILDDAEYAAFLARVAERLGPDVTPPAFPADDGRTKTSAAWLIDRAGFTKGYGDGPARISSKHTLALTNRGRATTADLLALAREVRTGVRDAFGVTLVNEPVTVGCAL from the coding sequence GTGGAACGTACTCTTGTGCGCGTGCAGGAATTCCACGACGCCCCGCTGGCCCCGCTGACCACCTTCCGGCTCGGCGGCCCCGCCGCACGTCTGCTGACCGCCGCCACCGACGACGAGGTGGTGGCGGCCGTGCGCGAGGCTGACGACTCCGGGACGCCGCTGCTGATCGTCGGCGGCGGCAGCAACCTGGTCGTCGCCGACGCGGGCTTCCCCGGCACGGCCCTGCGCATCGCCACCCGCGGCTTCCACCTGGAGGGCACGCGGCTCGAACTTGCCGCGGGCGAGAACTGGTCGGAGGCCGTGGCCCGCACGGTCGAGGCCGGCCTGGCCGGCGTCGAGTGCCTGGCGGGCATCCCGGGCTCGGCGGGCGCGACGCCCATCCAGAACGTCGGCGCGTACGGCCAGGAGGTCTCCTCCACGGTCACCGAGGTCGTCGCCTACGATCGCCGTGCCCGCGAGACCGTCGTCGTCCCGAACGCCGAGTGCGGCTTCGCCTACCGGCACAGCCGCTTCAAGGCCGACCCGACGCGGTTCGTCGTCCTGCGGGTCCGGTTCGCGCTGGAGGACGCCGACGGCATGTCCGCGCCGCTGAAGTACGCCGAGACGGCCCGTGCGCTGGGCGTCCAGCCCGGCGAACGCGTCGCGGCGGCCACCGCCCGCGAGACCGTGCTCAAACTCCGTGCCGGAAAGGGCATGGTGCTGGACCCGGAGGACCACGACACCTGGTCGGCCGGCTCCTTCTTCACCAACCCGATCCTCGACGACGCCGAGTACGCCGCCTTCCTCGCCCGCGTCGCCGAACGGCTCGGGCCGGACGTCACCCCGCCTGCATTTCCCGCGGACGACGGCCGGACCAAGACCTCGGCCGCGTGGCTGATCGACCGGGCGGGCTTCACCAAGGGCTACGGCGACGGCCCGGCACGCATCTCCAGCAAGCACACCCTCGCCCTCACCAACCGGGGCCGCGCCACGACCGCCGACCTGCTCGCCCTCGCGCGCGAGGTGCGGACGGGCGTCCGTGACGCCTTCGGCGTCACGCTCGTCAACGAACCTGTGACGGTCGGCTGCGCCCTCTGA